From one Acidobacteriota bacterium genomic stretch:
- the narI gene encoding respiratory nitrate reductase subunit gamma: MAQEHVTSLASAGWFDQAMFGYYPYIALSVLAIGSVIRFDREPYTWRSGSSQLLRRKQLVLGSVLFHLGVLVIFAGHFVGLLTPIQFFDAVGISHGAKQVLAIVAGGIAGVFAIAGALILLHRRVFDPRIRANSSFGDTAILALLTVQLALGLSTIPLSAQHLDGSEMVKFMAWAQSIFTFKPGAANHIAEVHWIFKTHLVLGLTILLVFPFTRLVHMLSAPVWYLNRRGWQLVRTRRNMAASKKRASSTGGV; encoded by the coding sequence ATGGCTCAGGAACACGTAACTTCTCTTGCCAGCGCAGGCTGGTTTGACCAGGCGATGTTTGGATACTATCCCTACATTGCGTTGTCGGTCCTCGCGATCGGCTCCGTCATCCGGTTCGACCGCGAACCTTATACCTGGCGTTCCGGTTCGTCACAGCTCCTGAGGCGCAAACAGCTCGTACTGGGGTCGGTGCTCTTCCACCTCGGCGTCCTCGTGATCTTCGCCGGCCATTTTGTCGGTCTGCTGACTCCCATTCAGTTTTTCGATGCAGTGGGCATCAGTCACGGCGCCAAGCAGGTCCTCGCGATCGTCGCAGGCGGCATCGCCGGTGTCTTCGCCATCGCGGGCGCGCTCATTCTTCTTCACCGCCGCGTATTCGATCCGCGCATCCGTGCAAATTCGAGCTTCGGCGATACGGCCATACTCGCGCTCCTGACCGTCCAGCTTGCTCTGGGGCTGTCGACCATTCCGCTGTCCGCGCAGCATCTCGACGGATCTGAGATGGTCAAGTTCATGGCCTGGGCACAAAGCATTTTCACATTCAAGCCCGGCGCCGCCAACCACATCGCTGAGGTACACTGGATCTTCAAGACACACCTTGTCCTTGGTCTGACGATCCTCCTTGTTTTCCCCTTCACGCGCCTCGTCCACATGCTCTCTGCGCCGGTCTGGTACCTCAACCGGCGTGGCTGGCAGCTTGTCCGGACGCGCCGCAACATGGCGGCCAGCAAAAAGCGGGCAAGTTCAACGGGAGGTGTGTAA